From Enterococcus mundtii, the proteins below share one genomic window:
- the rpsT gene encoding 30S ribosomal protein S20 produces the protein MPNIESAIKRVRTSENANVKNSSQTSAMRTAIKKFEDAVASGADNVDALYKDAVKAIDMAETKGLIHKNKANRDKSRLSKKIAK, from the coding sequence ATGCCAAACATTGAATCTGCAATCAAACGTGTTCGCACAAGCGAAAACGCGAATGTAAAAAATTCATCTCAAACTAGTGCTATGCGTACTGCAATCAAAAAATTTGAGGATGCTGTAGCTTCAGGTGCTGACAACGTAGATGCGTTATATAAAGACGCTGTTAAAGCGATCGATATGGCTGAAACTAAAGGTCTTATCCACAAAAACAAAGCAAACCGCGACAAATCTCGTTTAAGCAAAAAAATCGCTAAATAA
- a CDS encoding DUF441 domain-containing protein, which produces MESWLFLGLIMLVAVLAKNQSLMLATGFILLVKFIPASKDFLTWLQGKGINIGVTIITAAILVPIATGDIGLKDLLDAFKSPMGWVAIFCGGLVAVLSSKGVGLIATDPQITVALVFGTILGVVFLKGIAAGPVIASGIAYCILQLFSFNK; this is translated from the coding sequence ATGGAAAGTTGGTTATTTCTTGGGTTGATCATGCTGGTTGCCGTCCTTGCTAAAAATCAAAGTCTGATGTTAGCGACTGGTTTTATTTTACTTGTTAAGTTTATTCCTGCATCGAAAGATTTTTTGACATGGCTCCAAGGGAAAGGAATCAATATTGGCGTGACGATCATTACTGCGGCGATTTTAGTGCCTATTGCTACAGGTGATATTGGTCTAAAAGATTTGCTTGATGCGTTCAAATCACCTATGGGTTGGGTAGCGATCTTCTGTGGTGGCTTAGTTGCTGTTTTATCGTCTAAAGGCGTTGGCTTGATTGCTACAGATCCACAAATCACTGTGGCTCTAGTTTTTGGAACGATCTTAGGCGTTGTTTTCTTAAAAGGGATCGCAGCAGGCCCTGTGATTGCTTCTGGGATTGCCTATTGCATTCTCCAATTGTTTTCTTTTAATAAATAA
- a CDS encoding DUF1310 family protein — protein sequence MKRKPINKRQILLIITGICLLWIGGTMYMDHLKLEEEMIQVVNSEEAKKVLETGLKNLDPNALTSEGVIKNYKIDYENIKRNPMGGISVPLIINDNDKLLISNLLSRNLANGKLGELKIGSSNTTYELHELLKKGAEDSEE from the coding sequence ATGAAACGAAAACCGATCAATAAACGCCAAATCTTGTTGATCATCACTGGCATATGCCTATTATGGATTGGAGGAACAATGTATATGGACCATTTGAAGTTAGAAGAAGAAATGATTCAAGTTGTGAATAGTGAAGAAGCAAAAAAAGTTTTGGAAACAGGGCTAAAAAATCTAGATCCTAATGCGTTGACATCTGAAGGAGTAATAAAAAATTATAAAATTGATTATGAAAATATCAAGAGAAATCCAATGGGTGGGATTAGTGTACCCCTAATTATTAATGATAATGATAAGCTACTTATTTCCAACCTCCTAAGTCGCAATTTGGCAAATGGCAAGCTAGGTGAGCTAAAAATTGGTAGCTCAAATACTACCTATGAACTACATGAATTATTGAAAAAAGGAGCGGAAGATAGTGAAGAATAG
- a CDS encoding permease prefix domain 1-containing protein, translated as MKTIKDYLDSLFLNVPNTPETKKAKEDLLAIMEDQYHGLLEEGKSEHEAIGAVISEFGSIDEILQELELSRSSFGEEVWENEIELDEVISFWNQVRRFSLFLSTGIASCILAVGMLVFFANSISEILGFLAMFLLIALGVGLIITTSLSYSASKKKLNDRPYSQQVKIEARQQTEAYAKSFRVGLVFGIILCILSVTPILTNRAFGLPIGFALLLFFASVALGVFFIVYVSIIYTWFSKVAEGTFFISDEDEPGPRASQHMYGDSAETIRLFERLYWPGIFIVYMVWSFMTRSWAYSWLIFVLGGVLEDFFLERLKRK; from the coding sequence ATGAAAACCATTAAGGATTATCTAGATAGTTTATTTTTAAATGTACCGAATACACCTGAAACAAAAAAAGCCAAAGAAGACCTATTGGCAATCATGGAAGATCAGTATCACGGATTATTAGAAGAAGGAAAATCAGAGCATGAAGCCATTGGCGCAGTCATCAGTGAATTTGGTTCTATTGATGAGATCCTCCAAGAATTGGAACTTTCTCGGTCCTCTTTTGGCGAAGAAGTCTGGGAAAACGAGATTGAACTCGATGAAGTGATTTCATTTTGGAACCAAGTCCGTCGTTTCTCCCTTTTTCTTTCAACTGGAATTGCTAGTTGTATCTTAGCTGTGGGAATGCTCGTATTTTTTGCTAATAGTATTAGTGAGATTCTCGGTTTTCTGGCAATGTTTCTTCTGATTGCTTTAGGCGTTGGTTTGATTATTACTACAAGTTTGAGCTATTCAGCTAGTAAGAAGAAACTAAATGATCGTCCCTATTCACAGCAAGTAAAAATCGAAGCAAGACAACAAACAGAAGCCTATGCGAAAAGTTTTCGAGTAGGATTAGTTTTCGGTATCATTTTATGTATTCTTTCGGTCACACCTATCTTGACGAATAGAGCCTTTGGCTTACCGATTGGATTCGCTTTATTACTTTTCTTTGCTTCCGTGGCACTCGGCGTCTTCTTTATCGTCTATGTCAGCATCATCTATACTTGGTTTTCAAAAGTGGCAGAAGGCACGTTCTTTATCTCAGATGAAGACGAGCCAGGACCACGTGCGTCTCAACATATGTATGGCGACTCAGCGGAAACGATTCGTTTATTTGAACGTTTATACTGGCCGGGCATCTTCATCGTTTACATGGTTTGGTCCTTTATGACCCGAAGCTGGGCTTACTCTTGGCTCATCTTTGTGCTAGGCGGTGTATTGGAAGACTTTTTCCTTGAAAGATTGAAACGTAAATAA
- a CDS encoding PadR family transcriptional regulator, giving the protein MISSDAIRGYNDAIILSILSKEDSYGYEISKQIREGTDSMYIIKETTLYSAFTRLEKQGLILSYPGEVTHGKKRTYYRISSAGKKLLEEKKDEWQQTKIVVDRFLQGGET; this is encoded by the coding sequence GTGATATCAAGTGATGCAATTCGTGGGTATAATGATGCCATCATCTTATCGATTCTTTCCAAAGAAGATTCCTACGGGTACGAAATCTCTAAACAGATTCGCGAGGGAACTGATTCAATGTATATCATCAAGGAAACAACCTTATACTCCGCGTTTACACGCCTAGAAAAGCAAGGGCTGATCCTTTCTTATCCTGGCGAAGTCACCCATGGCAAGAAACGAACGTATTACCGAATCAGTAGTGCTGGGAAGAAATTATTAGAAGAAAAAAAAGACGAGTGGCAGCAAACAAAAATCGTTGTTGACCGTTTTCTACAAGGAGGAGAAACATGA